Part of the Uloborus diversus isolate 005 chromosome 9, Udiv.v.3.1, whole genome shotgun sequence genome is shown below.
CCATTATCTCGAAAAGGAGTGAGCAACAACCTGTGGAGAGGATATGCTTTATCCCCCAATAGGTGGAAATCTTCTAAAACTCTGCTTCTGAATGTTTGCCCCAAATTTGATTTAGCAAACACTCTAGCATCATGAACTGAGCCAACTTCCCCTACATAACAGTCGATGAATtccaatctgaaaaaaaaagttgaacttgTCAAATATAAAAGGCTGAAATTGATAAGATTCAAACAGCAGATACtttagttttatttgcttttaatttgttAAACGAACTTTGTTAAAGCACAGCTAAAATACATTAAGGAATGAAACTAGTGTTTTAGctgaataattaatttaaaattaagaaacatttacCCAAATGAATTTTGACTTTtcatttccttaatttttttacgTTGTCCTAcactaaaaacataattttcatgcATCAAATAGTTTatgtgtttcaaaaaaaatattacaagaaaagcaaaatatttccattttaaaaatagtatttatcatccatttctattttacaatgttttaaaaacattaacagggttcgtactcaatttcagaaataaaatgaaggagttttggaggagtactAATGGACTGTCATTAAAGGATGTCCCCCTTTTAATACATATATCATAACAGGAATTTActaatcaattatttatttaacactatcacttaatatagtacatctgcttatgtatttttaagtatttaaataataattagacaacctgacttttgctgctgtgGTGGAGGGGAAACCAATAAtcgtaaaacttgaaaaaaaaaaaaaaaaaaaaatagcaaagcaGCATTTAAGCAGGTTATACtttacttatgaaatgtcttagtcacctaataatattttcaccttcaacttttatgacttcactatgttcaatttgtaaatcacatctttatgaaaaaaacatacaaaatgaCTACATTAAAATCCCCCTTGTGACTAAGTTAGTTGTCGATCGAatagttactgtcatagaggaagattatgtagtcttgaactaaaaaaggagttttgaaggagttcaaaccaaaatgaaggagtattggagaaGTTTTGAAGGAGTGTACGAACCCTGATCAAGTTCTCTTTATCGATTGATTATTGATTAATTGGCAGGCACTGTGCCCGGTTTTCCCCCCAGAAATTCAGAATTTACCCGCTTCTCCAGGTTTTTAAGTGTCCGAAAAATTCTCAAACTGTTCTAAGTGAGTACGTATTCTTAACTCTGCTTCAACCAATAAGAAATTTCCAAATCGAGTtggttctctatttaacgactttcgaAGGAccacaaaaatcggccttaagtAGAATGCGTGCGAAAATAGAATACTTCTAAAAGTACAGTGGAGCATCCGGGACCATGAAAAGTCGTTAACTAAAGCGTCGTTGAACAGAGAATcaactgtattcattcattatatGCACAATGAAGTGTATGCATTACTTTGTGTGAGTTTTAATAGACATCATTAAGTATTTAGCTATAAAATTAAGCTGAATTTACCTGCTATTTACAACACCTTGCAAAATGATGGAATGGTAGTTGTCCCTATTTATATAAACATCCGGGTATTCTTGGGGGCCTTTAATCTGTATGTGAGTGCCATCTATGCACCCAATAACACCCGGAAAGCCAGCCATTCTTTTAAAGTCCACCTCTGTTTGTCTCATCTTTGCCAAATTAGGCCAACTGATGAGTCTCTGGGATAATTTAGCAGTTGCACAACTCACTCTTCTGCTGAACACCAGCACCACGGATTTTCCAACGTCAAATCTATCGCCAACTGATCTACAAAGGAGtaatacaaaataattaattacttacgcaacatattatttttatctggtttaagaacaattatattttttattcccaATTtacaaacaatttaattttttcactttattctaTGACAAATCaacttctttctctttttttttctcaacaagaCCTTAAAGTTTAAATAACCATAGGAAATTAAGTTACATAATCAGATGATTTATTAAAATACTCAACTGTCTGCAACTTGATGTTTAAaaatcatctatatatataaaaatgaatgtttgtctgtatgtcatcgaTGAACTCAAaaaccgattattatgaaaattggtatatatatatgtatttttccacggagaaggtttGTATAATATGCTTATTGATCCCactcagtataatgatgtattttaaaTGGGTAAGATGAATATGATATTCGTATTAATGGAAGTTACCCCAGATGGCGCTTACATATATCAAGAAGTTCAATACCAATTAATAGATTTGGCGTAACAACGTGCGCCAGGTACAGCTAGTATATTATACAATGAttttctttcatgaaatttgtcacaggTTTAGCATGCAATTATTAATCCAAATATTAAATTACCTGTAAGAGTCGGGAGTAGCCAACAACCAAAGTGTAACtaagatttctttaaataaatcaaATGCTGGAAGTCTTCTCGCTTCATCAAACTCTGGATCATGAATGatctataaaacaaaataaaacatgtcaGTATATGACTTTCTTTAACAGGCTTTATCACATGGATGAACAAcaagctacaaactaattgtctgccaactttcatgaaaatcggcccaacggtctaggcgctatgcgcctcaCAGACATCccgactttcagctttgttattagtagaAATAAGACTCAAAGATATCATTTCCTTGAAAATGAATAATTTCAATGATACAGTTgaccaaaaaaaggaaaaaaataactgagAGACTATATAGGATAATTGCTTCGTTATTTGAGACATTGAGTTGCAAAATTAATGTttgattagcttgtgaggatgtttacaacaagattaaaaccaaaaatgactgtcccaaaaaaaaaagccatagcCAATGAAAAGTAcgtgtaaatattgttcaaatttttattcctcattatCATTTATTCACagcattgaaaatgaaaaaatttttaaaacactaaaacCAGCTAGTGGTGTGTGCCCTTTCGGATACTTGCGATGCTGGGGAAGGGGGCAGGGAGCATCCCGGTATCCCGGTTTAAGTCTAATTATAAGCTCCATTCAATTACCATGTACGGCGGTTAACAAATATAGTCTAACTAcaacaatattttgaaatgagTTTATCCAAAATAAACGCTTTTATCGCAGCATGTATTTAAATCAAACAATAAGTTTATCATACCATTCTTCCCAATCCTTCAACACTTTCACGACTTATACGGAAGTGGCTCCTGAAATCTGTATCCAGCATTGCTCGAACAGTTTCTTCGCGGTAGTTCTTTACTCTGGGGACGTCCCTTCTTTTCCTTAATCCATATACTATTAAAATTTCATCCTCAGAAGACGAACTTTCTTCGGAATCGCTATGAGTTTCCAGTACTTGCTGCGCTAAAAGCATTACCACCCTTCTGTTGTCCGCCATGTTGTTATGTCCCAATTGGCCCAAGCGCCGTTCAGAGCACAACTGCTTGGGCTCTGCCCCATACGTTTTTTATGACGTCATGGCTGGGACATTCGGGCGTCTCGTGCCAGCACTCTGAACGCAccccatattttattttatccaaAATACTTATCTGGACAACAGAactacaataacaacaacaaccaaCAAAAAGACGAAGCAAGCTTTCTTATATAGCTGCGTAGCAGCGCCATCTTAAGAAATTAGCATAATTTGCAACACACCCCACCTGTACACTATAcacataaaagttcaaataataACTGAAATCTTAATTCTAACTGAATGTgttataaacttaaattttacaaacttataAATAGAACTAAAATGTTAATATTAAATCAACAAATAGTAACCaatataacaatttttttcaatacttcAAATAATAGACTAAATTTACAAACATGATACATTAATATAATTGAACAAACTTAAACAGGATACAAAAGTTGAATGGGTCTTTGACACTTTTCATTAACCTTTCATAAAATCCACCCCACCATGGGGCATGAGGTGCTATGAATTGCCATGTTATGCCTTCTAAAGCAATAAAATCTTTAACTTCATTAGCTATTACAATTCTAGAAAACCcttttaaaagtcatttgtatttttaaaagtcttCGCGTTATCAGAAATTAGAAATTTACAACTACCCCTTCTAGCTATAAATCTCtttaatgctaaaataaaattcttcGTAGTCATATTCATGATTAATTCAAGGTGAATTGCCCTTGTTACACTACAAGTAAATAAAGCTATGTAAGATTTCTGAGGGCTAACTTTTTCAGATTTAACAAAAACTGGACCAGTGAAATCCACTCCAGTCACACTGAAGGGATGAATATCAATTATACGATTTTGCGGCAGTTGCGCCATTATTTGTTTTGCCGGTTTTAAGGagtaaattttacaaattaaacaTCTCCCTATAACCTTTTTTACAATTTGTCTACCCCTCGAAATCCAAAATTTACGTCTAATTCTGGCAAGGGTAGCAGACACCTCACCATGAAATATCTTGTTGATCTATATATCTATCCCTAATAATTAACAATTCAGTTAATttagatagttttggtaaaattatAGGATGAATTTCATCTATTGAATACTGGCTTTCTTCCAGTCTACCCTTCACGCGTAGAATATTATTTTCATCTAAAAAGGGAGCTAATTTAAAAAGACtagaaattttaggaatttgCTTATCATTTTTAATGCATTGTAATTCCGAAGAatagacaaaattttgttcaaacttaATCCAGGAATCTTCTGCGTCTTTCATTTCAACTGCAAAAATAGGTCCTCTATTTAATACATGTTTTTTCAATTTAGCAATAAATCGTTTTACAAACACAGTTATTCTTAACACTTTTGTCAAACTACTATACTTATTTAAATCTAATAAATTTTTAGGAGGATTTATAACACAACTATTTTGTGCAGTACTTGCAAATTCTTTACGAAACTCAAGATCTCCTACACCATGTTTGACTTCTGTATTCAAATTCTCAACTTCATCGCACCACATCTGCCACCTGTGGTCCAATGGTTTCGGCAGCTCTTCGTCCCAATTAACAccggaactccaaatttcttaAAGAATACACTTCACTATGATGATATAAGGTGCGAGAAATCCTAGGATCGTAAATACGATCCACCACTTCCAGAACGAATCGCTTTGTGCTGATACGGTAGGTTAGAATTCGAGATAGCTCTTTCATACAGAACCTTAAAACATCTTCTCCTGGATCCCAAATAAGATCCAGCACCTTCGAAGAAGAATCATACTGCTGGAGTCTAATATCGGATTGTTCGCAGTCAATAATGTTTTCTTTCATCAGAGAAATTAATTCGCGCGAATTAGTTAGTCTTCCATTTGCAAAGCACCATGCCAGCtactttcagaatttttatgcttTCAATACAAGTCTGCCAAGCTTCATTTACTTCTTCTCGATTCTCAATCAGGTCATCAACGTACATTGAGCTTAACAATAGTTCGCAAGTGCTAGGATATTGTTCACGAAGCCTCTCAAAATGATATTTCAGGGTTACAGATATGAGGTACGCACTGGGTTTTAGTCCAAATGAAACGCGATTAAAATGAAGCACAATCATTTCTTCTGGTTTTAAATCATTCTTCCAAACAAATCGAGTAAAATATCTGTCCGAATCGGATATCTCAATTTGTAGAAATGCTTGTTTTATATCAGCAGTAAATGCGATTTTACTTTGCTTAAATTTTAGCAACAGCTCAAAAAGACTTGGATATAAATTGAGTCCTTTAAAAAGACATTCATTTAGTGAAAACTGTCTATCCTCATGAGCAGAGCCATCGAACTTAATTCGCAAACGTGTCGTAGATTTGTCTTCACGAATTACCGCATGGTGAGGAAAGTAAAATCCCTGATTAGATGACAGCCTATCTAATGACGGAACTGCGATTATACCTTCTCCAAGATAGCTATCAATCACTCccttataagtttaaaaaaatggaggaCTAATTTCCAAACCTTTTAATCAACCCCAGAAAACGCCTAACTGCATTTTCCTTATTATCGGCTAATTTTTCCTTCATTCCTGGTTTCCACGGCAACTCCACACAATATCTCCCATTTGAAAATTGAATAGAATTACTGAAATGATTCAAGACTTCCTTTTCCCTAACACCGAGAAAATTCGCTTTCATTTCCCGTGTACCTAAACTTTCCAATTCCCAAAATCGTTTCAATTCAGACGAAATAGAATCATCTGAATGAAGGACTAAATTCACTGAAGTTAACGTACTACTGTCTAAATTTCCCTGTACAGACCAACTTAAGGCTGTTTCTATAGCCACCAAAGACGAATTTAATCTCTCATTTTTATGAACTAAATTCCAATAATTACCTACTCCTATAAGCAGCGATATTTTCTTATTACACGTTAGCTCATCCACACTGTGTGTTAAAGTGTAACCCATCGAGTTTAAATCTTTCCATATATTTTCATTAGGCAAACTTATTATTCCCTTCGAGATTTCATCGATTTCTAATGCTTCAATACTACATCTAGACCCATCtactaaattctttaaattcaCTTCGACCCTTTTGCAAACTTGTTGCTTTGGAATACTACATCCGAATGAAAATATTCTTAAGTTTTCTGTACCTAACACTTTTAAACctaatttcattgaaatatttttgcaaatgaaagttttttcagaACCATTATCGAAAATACGAAAAATTACTTCAGAAGAATCTTTCCCgattatttctgttttaatacaTTGCAATAATACACCTTGCTTCTGTTTATCCGCTATATAATTAGAAATAGTCTCGCTACTATTTACAATTACTTCGGATTTGTTAGcactacgaattttattttcattttgacctACCCTCTTATTTTCTTGTTTGAAACAAATACCTTGATTATGACGTTTCCTATAACGTGCAAACTTTCCCGCTTTTACAAAATCTAATTCGACAACCTTTTTGTAAACATAAGAAACATCGATTTGAGCTAATCaacctatttcttttttcatccaATGTTAGTGAGCTGCATTGCTTCGATTTATGATTTGAAACGTTACAAAAGACACAAGTATCAAATTCTGTCGAAACAACCAATTCCGTAGCTGAAGAGCCGTTTCTTTGAAACTTATCTACACCGTATTGTTTCGATGAAAAATTTCGTTTGCTTCCCTTACTATAAGCACTAGTTTCTGAACGGCTAATGTGAGAAGTTTTCTCCCTAGCATTTATTGCAGTATACAAAAATAACATTAACTCATTCAAAGAATGACTACTATCTGGGTGATTTTTACTGAATTCTAATGCTAAATCCGAAGGAAAAAGTTTCACTACAATAGTTGATAAAAGCGTACTATAACTGTCCGATTTGATTCCTAAAGACTCAAGGGATCGGATTTGCGTTTGGCATTCGAAATACAAATTACGCAATCCTGCTAAATTGTTCGAGTTTTTTAATGGACTTAAATTTAGTAAATTATAAGTATGCGCACTAATTAAGACATCTTTTTGTCCgaaagtactattaatcaattTAATCACTTCTTTgtaattttcactcgaaaatgCGAATCCTTTGATACAAGCAAGTGCTCTTCCGCCTAACAAAGATTTCAAATACGAGAATTTATCAACATCCGAGAGAGACGGATTGTTGTAAATTGAACTTTCGTACTGattccaaaaatctaaataatttGCCGGATCACCATGATACTTTGCAATTGTTAATTTTGGTAATTTAGGCAAATTTCGTGGCTCTGAACTACTATTCCTCAAATTAACTGTATCGTTCGTATTTGCAaaggatttaattttatttt
Proteins encoded:
- the LOC129230221 gene encoding putative nuclease HARBI1 — encoded protein: MADNRRVVMLLAQQVLETHSDSEESSSSEDEILIVYGLRKRRDVPRVKNYREETVRAMLDTDFRSHFRISRESVEGLGRMIIHDPEFDEARRLPAFDLFKEILVTLWLLATPDSYRSVGDRFDVGKSVVLVFSRRVSCATAKLSQRLISWPNLAKMRQTEVDFKRMAGFPGVIGCIDGTHIQIKGPQEYPDVYINRDNYHSIILQGVVNSRLEFIDCYVGEVGSVHDARVFAKSNLGQTFRSRVLEDFHLLGDKAYPLHRLLLTPFRDNGHLTRQQVKYNEKLSKTRQTVERAFGLLKGKFRRLIKCEMSDTHWIPTLIMACCVLHNIARRENRNENEEEFYVPPRKSNSNPSSNSDSDDDEPARRIPSEGGIQKRIRIMNSL